ATCCGCCTCTGAATTTCCGCGATGTCCGTTTCGGAAGACGCCTTTCGTATGATCCTTGAGGCGCTATTTAGCCATTCGTCGATGTCAGCCATTGCTGATCTCCAAGCTGTTGACCTAGCTAATACGGCGCTAAGCGGCAGACACCCTCGCATCCGTATCGAATATTTGAATTGTAGAGATCTCTACAACATTGAAGAGGCGACTACGGCCAGCTACGCTTGGCGCATGAATCCTCTCCCATCCAGCCCCCAAGCCACCTGGCTGCTGCTGATCGTCAGCCTGCCGACATCGGCTGCGACCCCGCGTATGCGACTGTGGCGCGGCATCAAGTCGCTCGGCGGCGCGTCGTTGCGGGACGGCGCTTACCTTCTGCCCGACCAGCCGGGATTGCGCGGCCAGCTCGAAAAGCTCGCTGCCGACGCGACCAGCGAAGACGGCAAGGTTTGGATCCTCTCGGTCCACACGAACGATGCGCGAGAGGATGCCGAGTATCGCGCATTGTTCGACCGGTCGGCCGAATACGCGGCCTGGGCGGCCGAACTCTCCGGTGCGCGCGCAACGTTGGGCGACACGGACGAAGCGGAATTGCTGCGCCTCGTGCGCCGCCACGGCCGGGGATTCGACGCGATTCGCCATATCGACTTCTTCCCCAACGACGCTTCGGCCCGGGCCGAAGCGCAATGGCGCGACTTCAACGCGGCCGTTGACATTCTCCTGTCGCCGGGCGAACCACATGGGGTAGCCGGCAGCATCCCACGACGTGATCCCACCCAGTATCAGGGGCGGCACTGGGCGACACGCCGGCACCTCTGGGTGGACCGCGTCGCCTGTGCCTGGCTGATCCGGCGCTTCATCGATCCCCACGCCACCTTCCTCTGGCTCGCCGACATGCACGAATGCCCGGACGACGCGTTGGGATTCGACTTCGATGGCGCGACGTTCACGCATATCGGCGACCGCGTTTCCTTTGAAGTGTTGCTCGCCAGCTTTGGGCTCGACGAGGACAAGGGGCTGGCGCGCCTTGGCCAGATGATTCATGTACTCGACATCGGCGGCATGCCCGTCGCGGAAGCGAGCGGCTTTGAAGCCGTGCTGACCGGTGCCCGTGAGCGGCTGTCCGACGATGATGCCCTGCTGGACGAGATGAGCCATGTCCTCGATTCGCTCCATCTGCACTTCTCCAGTAGCCGCAAGCGCTAATCCAAATTCGCCAATCAATTTCACACCTCAAGACTAACGATGAACTCGCCCCAACCAGCCGATACCGCATCGGACCAGTCAACCCATAAGCGCCCCGGCTACACGCTACGGCAACTG
This Cupriavidus nantongensis DNA region includes the following protein-coding sequences:
- a CDS encoding chromate resistance protein ChrB domain-containing protein is translated as MNPLPSSPQATWLLLIVSLPTSAATPRMRLWRGIKSLGGASLRDGAYLLPDQPGLRGQLEKLAADATSEDGKVWILSVHTNDAREDAEYRALFDRSAEYAAWAAELSGARATLGDTDEAELLRLVRRHGRGFDAIRHIDFFPNDASARAEAQWRDFNAAVDILLSPGEPHGVAGSIPRRDPTQYQGRHWATRRHLWVDRVACAWLIRRFIDPHATFLWLADMHECPDDALGFDFDGATFTHIGDRVSFEVLLASFGLDEDKGLARLGQMIHVLDIGGMPVAEASGFEAVLTGARERLSDDDALLDEMSHVLDSLHLHFSSSRKR